In a single window of the Desulfonatronum thiodismutans genome:
- a CDS encoding site-specific DNA-methyltransferase, whose translation MTTEFDQLRGFLKEMFQFEDHDLDFGIYRIIRLKRRFIETFIDGDGENSLRTTVTRALSGVHNTQGEAARNWLAAFAATFGDKGSAKWKALEAAPADRAVQDDFRVMLGLADEQEREQVEAQFKIFIETRRLSVADLEVRVYNHLLNFFELYYQHGDFGYNTRAASAFKVAYEADYDGSDTLFHWKHKDSYYIKTGNGFHSVRCEVNGQWIEFRLSGSDGGAGTEERNNNKDGAIKHYRLLDIQPVEEMDAQGNARTLWRVRFALAAASTPKTEIYSRLWRDVLAADTDLTPYLYKKPGKNEDPPGKPLFNDLGDDYDKTDGGAVKGIGQLRLKFDKYCEELTGRDEFKDFGKNADERKQALERDAVAKALWQLDRNLNRFYVGNDSDYFIHKDLPGFLTREKARFIRQVIFSDLDALLHAGEDNATTLIARAFNIVADTLISFLAAIENFQKGLFELKKKVVDTHYMVSVGKVPASFHLRILASEAQRDEWREVFKVDVADPDQLAAHPTLVVDTSLYRDTDPDFQADLLSLPEFDDLDAQTDGLLINSENWQALNLLQEKFREQIKCIYIDPPYNTGGDGFLYKDSFRHSSWASMIHDRLQLAYPLLSKSGVLFASIDDKERTQLETQLKLIFGPGNRVEELIWAQNSNKNKSPTYSTNHEYVQVFSRDLDIVKAEQSMFREAKPGLSDIMELLVQIESDYPSIKEIELALLQLFDKHRQDFRDDLEDQGIEFDKNLDLWKGLYNYKNAEYRDDKGRYVSENDAKYKKAKIWIWRESDASMPQVKQDSQKAEFRDPNDPAFRFYKPLHPLTKRECPHPKRGWAWPLNRMDGQTYCFVELDADKRIVWGRNESKVPQIKRYLHEVETNVGKSVILDYSDGEKDLTSTTGKTRTFASPKPVSLIERFVQQTTAVGEWVLDFFAGSGTTGHAVMRSDEQRRFVLTEMGGYFDSILKPRIKRVMYSNQWKDGAPATRGLQRRIIKVQAFEQYEDVLDNLVPAWDDAALPSRVPVSYLYRPEQNVLSSSLDLSRPFDQTIRVGKKREEKTIDLMETWCYLQGYWIKSNRLYREFDRLYLAVETTHGTLVVLRNIDDAEDDTANLNTILAKYVREDGSTTLRRLEVNHDADLRRLTMDTVLISAADFMRGARW comes from the coding sequence ATGACCACCGAATTTGACCAACTGCGCGGCTTTCTCAAGGAAATGTTCCAGTTCGAGGATCACGACCTGGACTTCGGCATTTACCGCATCATTCGCCTCAAGCGGCGGTTTATCGAGACGTTCATTGACGGGGACGGCGAAAACAGCCTGCGGACCACGGTCACCCGGGCCTTGAGCGGCGTACACAACACCCAGGGGGAGGCGGCCCGGAACTGGCTTGCGGCGTTTGCCGCGACCTTTGGTGATAAAGGAAGCGCCAAGTGGAAAGCCCTGGAGGCTGCGCCAGCCGACAGGGCGGTGCAGGATGATTTTCGGGTCATGCTGGGTCTGGCCGATGAACAGGAACGCGAGCAGGTGGAAGCGCAATTCAAGATCTTCATCGAAACCCGTCGGCTTTCCGTCGCTGATCTCGAAGTCCGGGTCTACAATCACCTGCTGAACTTTTTCGAGTTGTACTACCAGCACGGCGATTTCGGCTACAACACCCGGGCAGCCAGCGCCTTCAAGGTGGCCTATGAGGCGGACTACGACGGCTCCGACACCCTGTTTCACTGGAAGCACAAGGACAGCTACTACATCAAGACCGGCAACGGTTTTCACAGCGTGCGCTGCGAGGTGAACGGGCAGTGGATCGAGTTTCGGCTCAGCGGGAGCGATGGCGGGGCCGGGACTGAGGAACGGAACAACAACAAGGATGGAGCGATCAAGCACTACCGCCTGCTGGACATTCAGCCGGTGGAAGAGATGGACGCCCAGGGCAATGCCCGCACCCTGTGGCGGGTCCGTTTCGCCCTGGCCGCCGCGTCCACCCCGAAGACCGAAATCTATTCCCGCCTGTGGCGGGACGTTCTGGCCGCTGACACGGACCTCACGCCCTATCTCTACAAGAAGCCGGGAAAAAACGAGGACCCGCCCGGCAAGCCGCTGTTCAACGACCTGGGCGACGACTACGACAAGACCGACGGCGGCGCGGTCAAGGGGATCGGGCAACTGCGTCTGAAATTTGACAAATACTGCGAAGAGCTAACCGGCCGGGACGAGTTCAAGGACTTCGGCAAGAACGCCGACGAGCGCAAACAGGCCCTGGAACGGGACGCCGTGGCCAAGGCTCTCTGGCAGCTCGACCGCAATCTGAACAGGTTCTACGTGGGCAATGATTCCGACTACTTCATCCACAAGGATCTGCCCGGCTTCCTGACCCGCGAAAAAGCCCGTTTCATCAGGCAGGTGATCTTCTCCGACCTGGACGCCCTGCTGCACGCCGGGGAGGACAACGCCACCACCCTGATCGCCCGGGCCTTCAATATCGTGGCCGACACTCTGATCAGCTTTCTCGCGGCCATTGAGAATTTCCAGAAAGGGCTGTTCGAGCTGAAGAAAAAGGTGGTGGATACCCACTACATGGTTTCCGTGGGCAAGGTTCCCGCGAGCTTTCACCTGCGTATCCTGGCCAGCGAGGCCCAGCGGGACGAATGGCGGGAGGTGTTCAAGGTGGATGTCGCTGACCCTGACCAGCTTGCCGCCCACCCGACCCTGGTGGTGGACACCAGCCTCTACCGCGACACTGACCCCGACTTCCAGGCCGACCTGCTCAGCTTGCCCGAATTCGACGACCTGGACGCCCAGACCGACGGCCTGCTGATCAACTCGGAAAACTGGCAGGCCCTGAACCTGCTCCAGGAAAAATTCCGCGAACAGATCAAGTGCATCTACATCGACCCGCCCTACAACACCGGCGGCGACGGATTCCTGTACAAGGACAGCTTCCGCCATTCGAGCTGGGCCTCAATGATCCACGACCGGCTGCAACTGGCCTACCCGCTTTTAAGCAAGAGTGGTGTGCTCTTCGCCAGCATCGACGACAAAGAACGCACCCAGCTCGAAACCCAGCTCAAGCTGATCTTCGGCCCGGGCAACCGGGTGGAGGAACTGATCTGGGCGCAGAATAGCAATAAGAATAAGTCTCCGACCTATTCTACGAATCACGAATATGTACAGGTTTTTTCACGTGACCTTGACATCGTAAAAGCAGAGCAGTCTATGTTTAGAGAGGCAAAGCCAGGACTCTCAGACATTATGGAATTACTAGTTCAAATTGAATCTGATTACCCGTCAATTAAAGAAATTGAGCTTGCTCTTCTTCAATTGTTTGATAAGCATCGCCAAGATTTTAGGGATGATCTTGAGGACCAGGGCATTGAATTTGATAAAAACCTTGATCTATGGAAAGGCCTTTATAATTATAAAAATGCTGAATATCGTGATGATAAAGGTCGTTACGTTTCAGAGAATGATGCTAAATATAAAAAAGCTAAGATTTGGATTTGGCGTGAAAGTGATGCTTCAATGCCACAGGTAAAGCAAGACTCACAAAAAGCTGAATTTAGAGATCCAAATGACCCAGCCTTTCGTTTTTATAAACCTTTGCATCCATTAACAAAAAGGGAATGTCCTCACCCTAAAAGAGGTTGGGCTTGGCCTTTAAATCGTATGGATGGTCAAACTTACTGTTTTGTTGAGCTAGATGCAGATAAAAGGATCGTTTGGGGTAGAAATGAAAGCAAGGTTCCTCAGATAAAACGCTATCTTCATGAAGTTGAAACTAACGTTGGTAAATCAGTTATTCTGGATTACTCAGATGGCGAAAAAGATCTAACATCTACAACAGGTAAGACAAGAACATTTGCAAGTCCAAAGCCCGTAAGTCTCATTGAAAGGTTTGTTCAACAGACCACAGCCGTCGGTGAATGGGTTCTGGATTTTTTTGCCGGATCCGGAACCACCGGCCACGCGGTCATGCGCAGCGACGAGCAGCGGCGGTTTGTGTTGACGGAAATGGGCGGATATTTTGATTCCATTCTCAAGCCGCGCATCAAGCGGGTGATGTATTCCAACCAGTGGAAGGACGGCGCTCCAGCCACCCGCGGCTTGCAGCGGCGTATCATCAAGGTGCAGGCCTTCGAGCAATACGAAGACGTTCTCGACAACCTCGTTCCGGCCTGGGACGACGCGGCCCTGCCGTCCCGGGTGCCTGTCAGCTACCTGTACCGGCCCGAACAAAACGTCCTTTCCTCCAGCCTGGATCTGTCCCGGCCCTTTGACCAGACCATCCGTGTCGGCAAAAAGCGGGAGGAGAAGACCATCGATTTGATGGAAACCTGGTGCTATTTGCAGGGCTACTGGATCAAATCTAACCGGTTGTACCGCGAATTCGACCGGCTCTATCTGGCGGTGGAGACCACCCACGGCACCCTGGTCGTGCTCCGGAACATCGACGACGCGGAGGACGACACGGCCAATCTCAACACCATTCTCGCCAAATACGTTCGCGAAGACGGCTCCACCACGCTGCGGCGGCTGGAGGTCAACCACGACGCGGACCTGCGGAGGCTGACCATGGACACGGTTCTAATCAGCGCCGCGGACTTCATGCGGGGGGCGCGGTGGTGA
- a CDS encoding RNA-binding domain-containing protein: MSRKSPAVNPTDILTRLDWAENDDLEFKSAKGGLPLSLWETYSAMANTYGGVILLGVEDDGQVSGVREPATLRKNFWNTINNRGKVNLNLLNDTDVAEIKTPYGLILAIRIPQAARRQRPVFLGQNPLTGTYRRNFDGDYRCTEQEVSRMLSDRDEQPADSRILENFTLDDIDRPSLQQYRQRFASHKPSHPWMSEDDKGLLAKLGGWRRDRRSGLEGLTVAGLLMFGTDEAIREALPRFHLDYREKYAIDPEVRWTDRLTVDGTWTANLFQFYLKVIQRLTQDLKLPFQLGGDLFRRGETIVHEAIREALVNALIHADYQGVGGVVVEKFKNRFEFSNPGTLLVSFDQLMRGNVSECRNKSLQTIFMMIGGAEKAGSGIDKIRQGWESQHWRLPIVREQVQPDRVLWVLPMISLIPEESLARLKEIFGTRFGRFMKLEVQALVTADIEGAVDNARLRQITGSHASDMTRLLQGLVAKRALHQEGQGRWSRYRLPGSLPGSGRGHVSLVPLMGHSVHKEADSVHNGIDSVHKEADSVHKSIDSVHKDSGIERSVGHFWSNDPEAERIAGPARHSQRLPPDEMERIILDLCLGRWVTRRDLAALLRRNPDNLRSRFLTPMVAHGLLQLRYPDKPNRADQAYSTGRTVE; this comes from the coding sequence GTGAGCCGCAAATCCCCGGCCGTCAACCCGACCGACATCCTGACCCGGCTTGACTGGGCGGAAAACGACGATCTGGAATTCAAGTCGGCCAAAGGCGGCCTGCCGTTGAGTCTGTGGGAGACCTACAGCGCCATGGCCAATACCTACGGCGGGGTGATTCTGCTGGGCGTGGAGGATGACGGCCAGGTCAGCGGAGTTCGGGAACCGGCAACGCTCAGGAAAAATTTCTGGAATACGATCAACAACCGGGGCAAGGTCAACCTGAACCTCCTGAACGATACTGACGTGGCGGAGATCAAGACCCCGTATGGATTGATTCTCGCCATTCGCATTCCCCAGGCTGCGCGGCGCCAGCGGCCGGTTTTTCTGGGCCAGAATCCCCTGACAGGCACCTATCGGCGAAATTTCGACGGCGATTATCGCTGCACCGAGCAGGAAGTTAGCCGCATGCTCTCCGACAGGGACGAGCAGCCCGCGGACAGCCGGATTCTCGAAAACTTTACGCTCGACGACATCGACAGGCCGAGCCTGCAACAGTACCGGCAACGTTTCGCCTCGCACAAGCCTTCCCACCCCTGGATGAGCGAAGACGACAAGGGGCTGCTGGCCAAATTGGGCGGTTGGCGGCGGGATCGGCGCAGCGGCTTGGAGGGATTGACTGTCGCCGGTCTGTTGATGTTCGGCACGGATGAGGCAATCCGCGAAGCATTGCCCCGATTTCACCTGGATTATCGGGAGAAGTACGCCATTGATCCTGAAGTCCGCTGGACTGATCGGCTGACCGTTGACGGCACCTGGACGGCAAACCTGTTTCAGTTTTACCTGAAGGTGATCCAGCGGTTGACCCAGGACTTGAAGCTTCCTTTCCAGCTTGGCGGCGATCTGTTTCGACGCGGGGAAACCATTGTTCACGAAGCGATCCGCGAGGCCCTGGTCAATGCCCTGATTCATGCCGACTACCAGGGAGTGGGCGGGGTTGTCGTGGAAAAATTCAAGAACCGTTTCGAATTTTCCAACCCCGGTACCTTGTTGGTTTCATTCGACCAGTTGATGCGCGGAAATGTCAGCGAGTGCCGCAACAAGTCCCTGCAAACCATCTTCATGATGATCGGCGGTGCGGAAAAGGCCGGCTCAGGGATCGACAAGATCAGGCAGGGCTGGGAATCCCAGCACTGGCGGCTTCCCATCGTCCGGGAACAGGTGCAACCCGACAGAGTGTTATGGGTATTGCCGATGATCAGTCTGATTCCGGAGGAATCCCTGGCCCGCTTGAAAGAAATTTTCGGCACCCGATTCGGAAGATTCATGAAATTGGAGGTGCAGGCCCTGGTGACAGCGGATATCGAAGGCGCTGTGGACAATGCCCGGTTGCGACAGATCACGGGAAGCCATGCCAGCGACATGACGCGACTTCTGCAGGGACTTGTGGCCAAAAGGGCTTTGCATCAGGAGGGCCAGGGGCGCTGGTCACGCTACCGATTGCCCGGAAGTCTCCCCGGCTCCGGACGAGGGCACGTCAGTCTTGTGCCGTTGATGGGGCACTCCGTACATAAGGAGGCTGACTCCGTACATAACGGCATTGACTCCGTACATAAGGAGGCTGACTCCGTACATAAGAGCATTGACTCCGTACATAAGGATTCCGGAATCGAACGGAGTGTCGGTCATTTCTGGTCCAACGACCCGGAAGCAGAGCGGATTGCGGGCCCGGCAAGGCACTCCCAACGCCTTCCCCCGGATGAAATGGAACGGATCATTCTCGATCTGTGCCTGGGCCGCTGGGTGACCCGGCGTGATCTTGCGGCTCTTCTGCGCCGCAATCCGGATAATTTGCGATCACGATTTCTGACCCCGATGGTTGCCCATGGATTGCTGCAGTTGCGCTACCCCGACAAACCCAACCGGGCTGATCAGGCGTATTCGACGGGTAGAACAGTGGAATGA